Genomic window (Primulina huaijiensis isolate GDHJ02 unplaced genomic scaffold, ASM1229523v2 scaffold43333, whole genome shotgun sequence):
AATTGGactaaaataacacaaaaatttaaGTTACATGACCATAATCTTACTTTATATAGGACTAAATCCAAAAAAAGGTGGAATTTACAAGATCGAAATGACTATTTCccctaaaaataataattactcCAAAAAATTTCCTGTTAATATTCCACTGAAATGGGAAACTAGGCTTGTCGTTCCTATTTAAGAACCTATATATGCTTTCAATTCCAATCGAAAAATGGTGGAACCAAAACCGAATCATTTGAGtgcattttatgtttttgtttgTGACAGTTTTAAAGTTTGACGTGAAGAAGAAAATAACTCATGACGTAAATTGAACTGATTATCTAAACTTATATTATTCAAGAATATCGTGAATATATATTCAGTTCTTTGATAAAAATTAACCATATCGgttcaatttaatttttacaattaaaaaattggattatattattaaaaaatgaaaattacaaaTCAAAATGAACGAAATCCATAATTAGTAATACGGCATTCGTCTACTACCTCAAATCTTGTATGCCATTCTTCTTGTAATCCCCGCTCTGTCCAAAGATACCAATTGTCATAATCTGTGGACTTatcacaaaataatataaagatcTACTCATTGACGTTAATTCTTAGGTTTCAAGACCTTAAATTTCCGCAATTTATCTCGGTCTAAATTAAGCCCTCCGAAGATCTtacacataaaaatatatagacaCGATGAATAGGAGAATTCGTCAAGTCTTCACCTCTCTAAGAGAGCACTCATGCGTTAGCTATGCCAAGATTGCAACCATCGGGGGCTTTTGTGACATCGATCTCACCATTGTCAAAGCAACATCCCACGACGACTTCCCCATACCGGATAGGTATGTCCACCAATTCTTGAAGACTTTTTCTGTCTCGCCGTCGTCGAACCGTGCGTTCTCCCTCAGCTTTTCTCGGCGGTTCGCCAAGACACAATCGTGGCTAGTCGCCCTCAAGTGTTTGGTCCTCCTCCACCGACTCCTTCGGTCATTGCCAGACGACAGCCGCCTCAGGGCTGAACTGTTGTGGGCTCGAACACAACGGCTATTGTCGCTCTACCCGTGTAACTTCCAAGACAGCTCATCCTCAGCTTCTAAATACTACACTGCTTTTGTAAGATCATACGCAAGGCTGCTCGATGAAGCCATCACTTGCGTTTCTCCTGAAATGTTGGAACAAAGTGCTCAAAATGAAGAAACCCTGACGTACAAAATCAAAGACGTGGGAAATATGATAGAAACCTTGCCTCAACTCCAAAGTCTGATGGACCGTTGCATCGAGTGTCACCCCGCGGGTGCACCTTCGAGGAGCTTCCTCATCCAGTCCGCCATGAAGCACATAATCCGCGATAGTTTTATGTGTTACGCCACTTTCAAAAGTCAGATTTCTATTATCTTAGATAATCTGA
Coding sequences:
- the LOC140970061 gene encoding putative clathrin assembly protein At1g14910 — its product is MNRRIRQVFTSLREHSCVSYAKIATIGGFCDIDLTIVKATSHDDFPIPDRYVHQFLKTFSVSPSSNRAFSLSFSRRFAKTQSWLVALKCLVLLHRLLRSLPDDSRLRAELLWARTQRLLSLYPCNFQDSSSSASKYYTAFVRSYARLLDEAITCVSPEMLEQSAQNEETLTYKIKDVGNMIETLPQLQSLMDRCIECHPAGAPSRSFLIQSAMKHIIRDSFMCYATFKSQISIILDNLIQLPYRSSLAAFGIYKKASFQAEKLSKYHDFCKSMGYCGFYEYPLIERIPEIQIQALETFLNGM